From Providencia sp. R33, a single genomic window includes:
- a CDS encoding helix-turn-helix domain-containing protein yields MPRCYPVSEVIGHKLRSLRKEQGLSLINVAQEIGISEQQQLRYERGINRISIDRLKQYSDFFEVNITLFFHFSENDKEKIKKHIVDNKF; encoded by the coding sequence ATGCCTCGTTGTTATCCTGTATCTGAAGTCATTGGCCATAAATTAAGATCATTAAGAAAAGAACAAGGGCTTTCATTAATTAATGTTGCTCAAGAAATTGGCATTAGTGAACAACAGCAACTACGTTATGAGAGAGGTATTAATCGCATTTCGATTGACAGATTAAAGCAATATTCTGATTTTTTTGAAGTCAATATAACTTTATTTTTTCATTTTAGTGAAAATGATAAAGAAAAGATAAAAAAACACATAGTTGATAATAAATTCTAA
- a CDS encoding helix-turn-helix domain-containing protein → MPECYPISRIIGNKITYYRKMKGMSLHELAKIIGVSEQQQSRYERGVNRINLDRLNQYATFFETELIHFFNFSNEEKMKITETYSLMYK, encoded by the coding sequence ATGCCTGAATGTTATCCAATATCTAGAATCATTGGAAATAAAATAACTTATTATCGAAAAATGAAAGGCATGTCCCTGCATGAGCTGGCCAAAATAATTGGTGTTAGTGAACAGCAGCAGTCCCGTTATGAAAGGGGGGTTAATCGTATTAATTTAGATAGATTAAACCAATATGCAACTTTTTTCGAAACAGAACTCATTCATTTCTTTAATTTTTCAAATGAAGAAAAAATGAAAATAACTGAAACTTATTCATTAATGTATAAATAG
- a CDS encoding fimbrial biogenesis chaperone — translation MKRLICFFMSLFLFMQTANAGVIIGGTRVIYNEGNKDVSISVENPDKIPYLIQSWIDGIDEKKQSDFTITPPLFRLNADKTNALRIFLTANTLPKDKESLFWLNIKTIPATERTENSLQIAFKTQMKLIYRPSTIKDVNFEEQQKKLTWSKSGNQLTVKNPTPYFMNFQSITFNGKKVSDVSYAAPFSSATFGINDNAAHGTVKWEVINDYGSAAEASEAKI, via the coding sequence ATGAAACGCTTAATTTGTTTTTTTATGTCTTTATTCTTATTTATGCAAACGGCTAACGCTGGCGTGATTATTGGCGGTACTCGCGTTATTTATAATGAAGGGAATAAAGATGTCAGTATCAGTGTCGAAAACCCCGATAAAATCCCCTACTTAATTCAATCGTGGATTGATGGTATCGACGAGAAAAAACAATCGGATTTTACTATTACACCGCCATTATTTAGATTAAATGCCGATAAAACCAATGCACTGCGTATCTTTTTAACTGCTAACACCTTACCCAAAGATAAAGAGTCTTTATTTTGGCTAAATATTAAAACTATTCCTGCTACCGAGCGCACGGAAAACTCTTTGCAGATTGCCTTTAAAACGCAAATGAAATTGATTTACCGCCCTTCAACGATTAAAGACGTGAACTTTGAAGAACAACAAAAAAAGCTGACATGGTCTAAATCGGGTAATCAATTAACGGTAAAAAACCCAACACCGTATTTTATGAATTTCCAAAGCATTACCTTTAATGGCAAAAAAGTGAGTGATGTTTCCTATGCGGCTCCCTTTTCTAGCGCGACTTTCGGCATCAATGACAACGCCGCTCACGGCACCGTGAAATGGGAAGTGATCAATGATTATGGCTCTGCCGCTGAGGCGTCTGAAGCAAAAATATAG
- a CDS encoding helix-turn-helix domain-containing protein gives MSIQELSNLLGISQQHQSRHELGEIRIHVDTLFRIAEIFEVSVEELMSDFIPPPEEQSPKCQLINKQLIEAELLLSPKQHYFLYK, from the coding sequence ATGAGTATTCAAGAATTAAGTAACCTTTTAGGCATTAGCCAACAGCATCAATCACGCCATGAACTGGGGGAGATACGCATTCATGTTGATACGTTATTTCGTATTGCTGAAATCTTTGAGGTCAGTGTAGAAGAACTCATGTCTGATTTTATCCCTCCGCCTGAAGAACAAAGCCCTAAGTGCCAACTCATCAATAAACAACTTATTGAAGCGGAGCTATTATTATCACCCAAACAGCACTATTTCCTCTACAAATAG
- a CDS encoding fimbrial protein encodes MKKIALSLLLVSGSLFAADQQININVHGYVTAMPCELETTNYVIDLKKINIWNIRDSQKSPWVDFSVKLKNCPVATKEAIMTLSGTPDTTTPDYFINNGTAKNVALNLADRTNKTTIKNGSKITIPVNSQTRSVEFPFSARVAGYGSGMEPGSFRSHLEFNFIYH; translated from the coding sequence GTGAAAAAAATCGCGCTTTCATTATTGCTGGTATCTGGCTCCTTGTTTGCCGCCGACCAGCAAATCAATATTAATGTCCATGGGTATGTCACCGCAATGCCTTGTGAACTCGAAACCACAAACTACGTTATTGACCTGAAAAAAATTAATATCTGGAATATTCGTGATAGCCAAAAATCCCCATGGGTGGATTTTTCGGTAAAATTAAAAAACTGCCCTGTTGCAACTAAAGAAGCCATTATGACCTTATCAGGTACTCCAGATACCACTACGCCAGACTACTTTATTAATAATGGTACAGCAAAAAATGTGGCATTAAATTTAGCCGATAGGACCAATAAAACCACTATCAAAAATGGCTCTAAAATCACTATTCCTGTGAACAGCCAAACTCGCAGTGTGGAGTTCCCATTTTCTGCTCGCGTAGCCGGTTATGGCAGTGGTATGGAGCCCGGTTCTTTTCGTAGCCATTTAGAGTTTAATTTTATCTACCATTAA
- a CDS encoding fimbrial protein codes for MKKILLTILSLKLLTLPFSSFAGNDVVVNFTGNIKAATCNISGGNNIDIDLKQLPVDTFNNPQTGSAWKSFNINLNNCSSFVNQIKLTFTGTAETGDTTSSLYKNLGTAKNVAVQLQSNNGVTPLGNLKVLQVPLNGQPDIAIPLRTRAYSAVGNVVPGSILANITATITYL; via the coding sequence ATGAAAAAAATATTGCTCACTATTTTATCGTTAAAATTACTTACCCTACCTTTTTCATCATTTGCAGGAAATGATGTTGTGGTTAATTTCACAGGTAATATTAAAGCTGCCACCTGTAATATCTCTGGTGGTAATAATATTGATATTGATTTAAAGCAATTACCTGTAGATACATTTAATAACCCTCAAACAGGTTCTGCTTGGAAAAGCTTTAATATTAATTTAAATAACTGCTCGTCATTTGTAAACCAAATCAAACTGACCTTTACTGGCACAGCTGAAACAGGGGATACCACCAGTAGTTTATATAAAAACTTAGGTACCGCAAAAAATGTTGCTGTGCAATTACAAAGTAATAACGGTGTAACACCCTTAGGTAATTTAAAAGTATTGCAGGTACCGCTAAATGGACAACCTGATATTGCAATCCCATTACGCACCCGTGCTTACAGTGCTGTGGGTAATGTAGTACCTGGGTCAATTTTAGCCAATATTACCGCCACGATTACCTACTTATAA
- a CDS encoding fimbrial protein: MKNLINSLLIINSLLTSFYAYAEDNVILNFTGNIKAATCNISGGSNIDIDLKRLPIDIFNGAQTGSTWNTFNINLNNCSQFVNQIKLTFTGTAETGDTTNSLYKNLGTAKNIAVQLQSDDGVTPLGNLKTLQVPLNGQSDIAIPLRTRAYSAVGNVVPGSILANITATITYL; encoded by the coding sequence ATGAAAAATTTAATAAACTCCTTATTGATAATAAATAGTTTGCTCACGAGCTTTTATGCATACGCTGAAGATAATGTCATATTAAATTTCACCGGCAATATTAAAGCCGCTACCTGTAATATTTCAGGTGGTAGTAATATCGATATTGATTTAAAGCGTTTGCCCATTGATATTTTTAATGGTGCGCAAACAGGTTCTACTTGGAATACGTTTAATATTAACTTAAATAACTGCTCGCAATTTGTGAACCAAATCAAACTGACCTTTACAGGTACGGCGGAAACTGGGGACACCACCAATAGCTTATATAAAAACTTAGGCACAGCAAAAAACATCGCCGTGCAATTACAAAGTGATGACGGGGTAACCCCCTTAGGGAATTTAAAAACCTTACAAGTTCCACTGAATGGACAATCAGATATTGCGATTCCATTACGTACCCGTGCTTACAGCGCCGTGGGCAATGTGGTTCCGGGGTCAATTTTAGCCAATATTACCGCCACCATTACCTATTTATAA
- a CDS encoding fimbrial protein — MKKNIIATLIATSSIFAINNAFAADGTIDFTGEITDQACELAASSDALKVNLGKVSKTALPSTGSTASATKFTIKLINCPATVTTASVKFDADSYLGDDTVIKLKEEAGVATGVGIQITDDLNTIVPLFTASKNYPLKQNVENNLDFRARYIAKSDTVTTGPANGTATFTINYN, encoded by the coding sequence ATGAAAAAGAATATCATCGCAACGTTAATTGCGACGTCGTCTATTTTTGCTATTAATAATGCATTCGCTGCTGACGGCACTATCGATTTTACTGGTGAAATTACCGACCAAGCATGTGAATTAGCAGCTAGCTCTGATGCCTTAAAAGTGAACTTAGGTAAAGTGTCTAAAACTGCATTACCAAGTACAGGAAGCACTGCCTCTGCCACTAAATTCACCATCAAATTAATTAACTGCCCAGCGACTGTCACAACTGCGTCAGTAAAATTCGATGCAGATTCCTATTTAGGTGATGACACTGTCATCAAGCTGAAAGAAGAAGCAGGTGTTGCAACAGGCGTGGGTATCCAAATTACGGATGATCTGAATACGATTGTTCCATTGTTTACTGCATCTAAAAACTACCCATTAAAGCAAAATGTGGAAAATAACTTAGATTTTAGAGCGCGTTATATTGCTAAGTCTGACACTGTGACAACCGGTCCTGCTAACGGCACAGCAACGTTCACAATCAATTATAACTAA
- a CDS encoding fimbrial protein, which yields MNKLIYHSILAVGCMYLYSGYAEAGCTQNPNFNNIQVNIPSATYNIQYDDLSSRDLGQLDVRYLSGASSYTYLDGSTCGTSYLRGNFINNWVPTNKIAPSNIPGIGLSVQTAAIGDFDQVWGPSNPTKNPWEIFSTSWIITIKKTGQVTTSNTIRAGSVARLTQTNSSPVSTWYLTTLNMPANAIRINVLSCSLKSPVPTINLGDWYDTQFPTVGSTSTEVDIPITLTCLAGTNIKATITATSGTINATQGQLALSGGADKATGVAIQIVDTNKNPIPLNSKRTIRDNVAAGDYIFGWKARYIKTADKITPGPANGTATINIRYE from the coding sequence ATGAATAAATTAATTTATCACTCGATATTAGCAGTAGGGTGTATGTATTTATATTCCGGGTATGCTGAAGCAGGCTGCACACAAAACCCTAATTTTAATAATATTCAAGTCAATATTCCATCAGCAACATATAATATTCAGTATGATGATTTATCTTCAAGAGATCTCGGACAATTGGATGTTCGTTATTTATCAGGAGCATCTTCATATACATATTTAGATGGTTCGACTTGTGGTACCTCGTATCTTCGTGGCAACTTTATTAACAATTGGGTTCCAACGAATAAAATTGCGCCAAGTAATATACCTGGTATAGGTCTCAGCGTACAAACTGCTGCTATTGGTGACTTTGATCAAGTATGGGGGCCATCCAACCCAACTAAAAATCCATGGGAAATATTTAGCACATCGTGGATTATCACGATCAAAAAAACAGGGCAAGTTACCACATCTAATACAATTCGTGCCGGTTCCGTCGCACGCTTAACTCAAACAAATAGCTCACCTGTCAGTACATGGTATTTAACGACTCTGAATATGCCTGCTAATGCAATTCGTATAAATGTATTAAGCTGCTCATTAAAAAGCCCTGTTCCGACGATTAACTTAGGTGATTGGTATGATACTCAATTCCCTACAGTTGGTAGCACCAGTACAGAAGTCGATATCCCCATTACTTTAACCTGTCTGGCAGGCACCAATATTAAAGCAACCATCACTGCAACCAGCGGTACCATTAATGCAACACAAGGCCAATTAGCCTTGTCAGGGGGAGCAGATAAAGCCACAGGGGTTGCTATACAAATTGTCGACACCAATAAAAACCCTATCCCTTTAAACAGTAAGCGAACCATAAGGGATAATGTCGCCGCAGGCGATTATATTTTCGGCTGGAAAGCGCGTTACATTAAAACCGCTGATAAAATTACCCCAGGCCCTGCAAATGGTACTGCCACAATTAATATTCGCTATGAATAG
- a CDS encoding fimbria/pilus outer membrane usher protein yields MKINKICLSLFIYLGYTVPLYAENPTNSNTAEGKTYFDPDFLELPNKDAVDLSQFENNQQLAGSYYVDIYVNTNLIGAKNLKFDKNSDNKLAPCLTLDDLKSFDIKIADYPELNNTQNGCVNLAIIPDAKSDFDFDSQRLYLSIPQIALAKNPRGYVDLADIDNGITALLLNYSYSGSKNTDRKGGEDTTSNYVNLRPGINIGAWRLRNYTTWSNSSGQSNKWDTIYTYASRGINSLKSQLILGDSTSPSQVFDSVPFRGAQLATDDDMYPESLRGYAPVVRGIARSNAQITIRQNGYTIYQTDVAAGPFEISDLYPTGSSGDLHVTIKESNGSEQVQIVPFASLPVLQREGYLAYSATAGEYRSYDSNVDKTKFGQFTLIYGLPHGVTAYGGSQLSEDYQSYSVGAGQNLGQFGAVSIDVTQSYAKLRSDIKERGQSYRFRYNKNLNDIGTNIALAGYRYSTEGFYSLSEVFDTFRDTNYVPEIERRRNRGEITLSQNLGDTYGSISAGYVNEDYWNSDRKTQSATLGYNNSWQGISYGLNYTYNKNTSSYSYTTGTKNQSDEDHLFTFSVNIPFSLFDDTAYINFVSNHSSRDSSTGSMGVSASQLNNRLNWSMQQGFTNQETGTTGNLNASYKGQYGEVSGGSGYSKDNYNLYYGVNGSLVAHSNGLVLGQQLGETAAIVEIPNAGDVPIMNQAGVVTNNQGYALVPYVTAYRKNAVDIDTSSLPNNTEMELTSQTVAPSRGALVKASFAANVGYRAIMALTFADGKPVPFGAQAIFNDNNQLNSLVGNDGEVYLSGLAESGQFIIQYNEKQQCQVNYNLAGISNYMGLYKTTAVCR; encoded by the coding sequence ATGAAAATAAATAAAATATGCCTTAGCCTATTCATTTATTTAGGCTATACGGTACCTTTGTACGCGGAGAACCCGACCAACAGTAATACGGCTGAGGGAAAAACATATTTTGACCCCGATTTTTTAGAGCTGCCCAATAAAGATGCGGTAGATTTAAGCCAATTTGAAAATAACCAACAATTAGCCGGCAGTTATTATGTCGATATTTATGTGAACACCAATTTAATTGGCGCAAAAAACTTAAAGTTCGATAAAAATAGCGACAATAAATTAGCCCCTTGTTTAACACTGGACGATTTAAAAAGTTTTGATATTAAAATTGCGGATTACCCTGAATTAAATAACACCCAAAATGGCTGTGTCAATTTAGCCATTATTCCTGATGCAAAAAGTGACTTTGATTTTGATTCTCAGCGCCTATATTTGAGCATTCCACAAATCGCACTGGCGAAAAACCCACGGGGTTACGTGGATTTAGCGGATATCGACAATGGCATCACCGCCCTACTGCTCAATTACAGCTACAGTGGGTCGAAAAATACTGACCGTAAAGGCGGCGAAGATACCACGTCAAACTATGTGAACCTACGCCCGGGTATTAATATTGGGGCATGGCGCCTGCGTAACTACACCACATGGTCAAATAGCAGCGGGCAATCCAATAAATGGGACACCATTTACACCTATGCCTCCCGAGGGATCAACAGCCTAAAAAGCCAGTTAATACTAGGAGATAGCACATCGCCATCTCAAGTGTTTGACAGCGTGCCATTTCGTGGGGCACAGCTCGCCACGGATGACGATATGTACCCCGAAAGTTTACGCGGTTATGCCCCGGTGGTCCGCGGAATAGCGCGCAGTAATGCGCAAATTACCATTCGCCAAAATGGGTATACCATTTACCAAACAGACGTGGCCGCAGGGCCGTTTGAGATCAGCGATCTGTACCCGACAGGGAGCAGCGGTGACTTACATGTGACGATAAAAGAGTCGAATGGCAGCGAACAAGTGCAGATCGTGCCGTTTGCGTCACTCCCTGTATTACAACGCGAAGGGTATTTAGCCTATAGCGCCACCGCGGGTGAATATCGCTCTTATGATAGCAACGTAGATAAAACCAAATTTGGCCAGTTTACCTTGATTTATGGCTTACCCCACGGCGTAACCGCCTACGGTGGTAGCCAGTTAAGTGAAGATTATCAATCCTATTCAGTAGGGGCGGGGCAAAACTTAGGTCAATTTGGGGCAGTGTCTATTGACGTCACCCAGTCCTACGCTAAGTTGCGTAGCGACATCAAAGAACGCGGGCAATCTTACCGTTTTCGCTATAACAAAAACCTAAATGATATCGGCACCAATATTGCGCTCGCGGGTTATCGCTATTCCACAGAAGGGTTTTACAGCTTATCGGAAGTGTTCGATACCTTCCGTGATACCAACTATGTGCCTGAAATCGAACGCCGCCGTAATCGCGGGGAAATTACCTTGAGCCAAAATCTGGGAGATACTTACGGTTCAATTTCAGCGGGTTATGTTAACGAAGATTATTGGAATAGCGACCGCAAAACGCAGTCTGCTACGCTGGGTTATAACAATAGCTGGCAAGGGATCAGCTATGGGCTGAACTATACCTATAACAAGAACACCAGCAGTTATTCATACACAACGGGAACGAAAAATCAGAGTGATGAAGACCACTTATTCACATTCTCGGTCAATATTCCGTTTAGTTTATTTGATGATACCGCGTACATCAACTTTGTCAGCAATCACAGTAGCCGAGACTCCAGCACAGGCAGCATGGGGGTTTCTGCATCCCAGCTGAATAACCGTTTAAATTGGAGTATGCAACAAGGCTTTACCAACCAAGAGACAGGAACTACAGGTAACTTGAATGCCTCCTATAAAGGGCAATACGGTGAAGTTTCTGGTGGTTCGGGTTACAGCAAAGACAACTACAACCTGTATTACGGGGTGAACGGCAGCTTAGTTGCACACTCGAACGGGTTAGTATTAGGGCAGCAGTTGGGTGAGACTGCCGCCATTGTAGAAATCCCGAATGCAGGGGATGTACCGATTATGAACCAAGCGGGCGTGGTGACGAATAACCAAGGTTATGCGTTAGTACCGTACGTGACGGCCTACCGCAAAAATGCCGTGGATATCGATACTTCCTCGTTACCCAATAATACCGAAATGGAGTTAACCAGCCAAACTGTCGCACCGAGCCGTGGTGCCTTAGTGAAAGCCAGCTTTGCGGCGAATGTCGGTTACCGCGCGATTATGGCGCTCACCTTTGCAGACGGTAAGCCAGTGCCATTTGGAGCGCAGGCCATCTTTAACGATAACAACCAATTAAATAGCCTAGTCGGTAATGATGGTGAAGTGTATTTATCCGGTTTAGCAGAAAGTGGTCAATTTATTATTCAATATAATGAGAAACAACAATGCCAAGTGAATTATAACTTAGCAGGGATTTCAAATTATATGGGTTTATATAAAACTACTGCAGTTTGCCGGTAA
- a CDS encoding fimbrial protein, producing the protein MKKKLIIKIFLLSLGLFIVNNKANAAYDCYIGQPIRAALISGTHKINVPFDSNFTGNLKTIIATSSIPLGMYINNNGNDYNSPCKGLSDTNSNIGKVFFQSLYANGQTSQTPLQTNIPGISQYVRMVAIHCPACMSSNQFPYSGTAGVTYGTPNTEVPVYFSLTLQQTGKVIKSGYIDSGLIATKGNRNAAAGAAYHLNTTLTIQPNSIYINVLNCSLNQSIYNISLSDWYDTQFKNIGDTSDMVDIPISLKCNPDTNINVTVKSTNGSSSPTAGWLNLATEENSAKGIAVQLLDNNNNPITLDKKFNQANSVSEGDYIFNWKARYIKTADKITPGSANASATVNIRYE; encoded by the coding sequence GTGAAAAAGAAACTCATAATAAAGATTTTTTTATTATCGTTAGGCTTATTTATTGTTAATAATAAAGCCAATGCCGCCTATGATTGTTATATTGGGCAACCGATTCGTGCCGCATTAATTAGTGGAACTCATAAAATTAATGTTCCATTCGACAGTAATTTTACAGGTAATTTAAAAACGATAATAGCAACTTCAAGTATCCCTCTTGGTATGTATATAAATAATAATGGAAATGATTATAATAGTCCATGTAAAGGACTCAGTGACACGAACAGTAATATTGGAAAAGTCTTTTTTCAAAGTTTATATGCTAATGGCCAAACATCTCAAACACCTTTACAAACAAATATTCCAGGTATTTCTCAATATGTTAGAATGGTTGCAATTCATTGCCCAGCATGCATGTCAAGTAATCAGTTTCCTTACTCCGGAACTGCGGGTGTTACTTATGGCACCCCAAATACTGAGGTACCAGTCTATTTTTCTTTGACCTTACAACAAACTGGCAAAGTCATAAAATCTGGATATATTGATAGTGGATTAATTGCCACAAAAGGTAATCGTAATGCGGCGGCAGGCGCTGCTTATCATTTAAACACAACACTAACTATTCAACCTAACTCTATCTACATTAATGTACTTAATTGCTCGTTAAATCAGAGTATTTATAATATTAGTTTAAGTGACTGGTACGATACTCAATTTAAAAATATTGGGGATACCAGTGATATGGTTGATATTCCAATTTCACTAAAATGTAACCCTGATACAAATATCAATGTAACCGTGAAAAGTACCAATGGTTCGTCCTCTCCGACAGCAGGCTGGCTTAACTTAGCCACCGAAGAAAATAGTGCAAAAGGCATCGCTGTACAGCTACTCGATAACAATAACAACCCAATAACGTTGGATAAAAAATTTAATCAAGCAAATTCAGTTTCAGAAGGCGATTATATCTTCAACTGGAAAGCCCGTTATATCAAAACAGCAGATAAAATCACACCAGGCTCTGCGAATGCCTCAGCCACTGTTAATATTCGTTATGAATAG
- a CDS encoding fimbrial protein codes for MKKMMLSLLLVSSSLFAADQQININVRGYVTAMPCELETTNYVIDLKKINIWNIKATQKSSWVDFSVKLKNCPVATKEAVMTLSGTPDTTTPDYFINNGTAKNVALNLADGTSKTTLKNNAKITIPINSQTRSVEFPFSARVAGYGSGMEPGSFRSHLEFNFTYN; via the coding sequence ATGAAAAAAATGATGCTTTCATTATTGCTGGTATCCAGCTCACTATTTGCAGCTGACCAGCAAATCAATATTAATGTCCGTGGCTATGTCACCGCAATGCCGTGTGAATTAGAAACCACAAACTATGTGATTGACCTGAAAAAAATTAATATTTGGAATATTAAGGCAACTCAAAAATCCTCTTGGGTCGATTTTTCAGTAAAATTAAAAAACTGCCCTGTGGCAACGAAAGAAGCAGTGATGACTTTATCTGGCACACCCGATACCACCACACCTGACTATTTTATTAATAACGGCACGGCAAAAAATGTCGCCTTGAATTTAGCGGATGGTACTAGCAAAACCACCCTTAAAAATAATGCCAAAATAACCATTCCCATCAATAGCCAAACTCGTAGTGTGGAATTCCCATTTTCCGCTCGTGTAGCTGGTTATGGCAGTGGTATGGAGCCAGGGTCTTTTCGAAGTCATTTAGAATTTAATTTTACTTACAATTAA